A genomic segment from Clostridium pasteurianum BC1 encodes:
- a CDS encoding sugar phosphate nucleotidyltransferase: MKVVILCGGKGSRLASPTENNPKPLAIVNGKPIIWHIMKIYMKYGFNDFVLPLGFGGDKIKEYFWNYEWKNKNFIKDTTNDDIKLLNKPENWRITFVDTGIDTMTGGRIKKIEKYIDEDTFMLTYGDGLSDINIKTLLDYHNSKAKIATVTGIQRKSQYGILTIENGIAKSFDEKSKLDGIINGGFFILNTKVFNYISDDESCIFEQDPLKNLAKQLQLAVYLHKGYWLSIDTYKDLSIANKTWK, encoded by the coding sequence ATGAAGGTTGTTATATTATGTGGTGGAAAAGGCTCTAGATTAGCGTCCCCTACTGAAAATAACCCAAAACCATTAGCCATAGTTAACGGCAAACCAATTATATGGCATATCATGAAAATCTATATGAAATATGGCTTTAATGATTTTGTTTTACCTTTAGGCTTTGGCGGGGACAAAATAAAAGAATATTTTTGGAACTATGAATGGAAAAACAAAAACTTTATTAAAGATACTACTAATGACGATATTAAACTCCTTAATAAGCCAGAAAATTGGAGAATAACTTTTGTGGACACTGGAATTGATACTATGACTGGTGGAAGGATAAAGAAAATAGAAAAATATATTGACGAAGATACCTTTATGTTAACCTATGGTGATGGTTTATCCGATATAAATATTAAAACCTTATTAGATTATCATAACAGCAAGGCTAAAATTGCGACTGTAACAGGTATACAAAGAAAAAGTCAATACGGTATCCTTACCATAGAAAATGGTATCGCTAAATCTTTTGATGAAAAATCTAAATTGGATGGCATAATAAATGGAGGCTTTTTTATACTGAATACTAAGGTTTTTAATTATATTTCAGATGACGAATCATGTATATTTGAACAAGATCCTTTAAAAAATTTGGCAAAACAATTACAACTAGCTGTATACCTTCATAAAGGATATTGGCTGTCTATAGACACTTATAAGGATCTATCAATAGCAAATAAAACATGGAAATAA
- a CDS encoding DUF1796 family putative cysteine peptidase — translation MYLKDLNKNYDVIFNLGFNCQGIHYTKLHNLRCGNGPTDWLAVHSLPILNNLIDNKFKGFMDLKDLRIFGAGNGFHYVLNDSTITASYHDFPLQYTVEQSYPTFEAKLNRRIDRFYSKLQNCKSALFIRTSFLDSEVNELPALVDILSKYVNPNASFNVVFIELNPYVTQVIDKGTNIKNTCYLQFPRGTTWEGHAPSWDYFLSNINLVPSN, via the coding sequence ATGTATTTAAAAGATTTAAATAAAAATTATGATGTAATTTTCAATCTAGGTTTTAACTGCCAGGGCATTCACTATACAAAACTTCATAATTTACGTTGTGGTAATGGTCCTACTGATTGGTTGGCAGTCCACTCTCTCCCTATATTAAATAATTTAATTGACAATAAATTTAAAGGTTTTATGGATTTAAAAGACCTAAGGATATTTGGAGCTGGCAATGGATTTCATTATGTTTTAAATGACTCAACTATCACAGCATCCTATCATGATTTTCCATTACAATATACTGTAGAACAATCTTATCCTACATTTGAAGCTAAACTGAATAGAAGAATAGATAGGTTTTATAGCAAACTCCAAAATTGTAAATCAGCTTTATTTATACGTACAAGTTTCCTTGATAGTGAAGTAAATGAATTACCAGCATTGGTAGATATTCTATCTAAATATGTTAACCCTAATGCTAGTTTTAATGTAGTTTTCATTGAATTAAACCCCTATGTTACTCAAGTTATAGACAAAGGAACTAATATAAAAAATACTTGCTATCTACAATTTCCGCGTGGGACAACCTGGGAAGGTCATGCTCCTTCTTGGGATTACTTCCTAAGTAATATAAATTTAGTACCTTCTAATTAG